A part of Synergistales bacterium genomic DNA contains:
- a CDS encoding flavoprotein has product MVRRGGNRQPRRWPAPSDGGGGGSLRTAWCVTGAGYLLEESLDLALETAGTVTLFASGAGAEVLAMYGLTDRVRSSGLRYVADQAASAPSCGAMSLGRYDRLVIAPATANTVAKCAQGIADTLPTNLFAQAGKAGVPSCVLPTDNPGEVETKDPGGHTFRLCPRAVDLRNRSLLADLPLVEVVDSVERLRRWLRTSS; this is encoded by the coding sequence ATGGTACGCCGTGGCGGGAATCGTCAACCCCGGCGGTGGCCGGCACCGTCTGACGGTGGTGGCGGCGGGTCTCTCCGGACGGCCTGGTGCGTCACCGGGGCGGGCTATCTGCTGGAGGAATCCCTGGATCTGGCCCTGGAGACGGCGGGGACGGTCACCCTCTTTGCATCCGGGGCCGGGGCCGAGGTGCTCGCCATGTACGGCCTGACAGACAGGGTGCGGTCTTCGGGGCTGCGTTACGTGGCAGACCAGGCGGCCAGCGCTCCCTCCTGCGGGGCCATGTCGCTGGGACGCTACGACCGTCTGGTGATCGCCCCGGCCACGGCCAACACGGTGGCCAAGTGCGCCCAGGGGATCGCCGACACCCTGCCCACCAATCTCTTCGCTCAGGCCGGCAAAGCGGGGGTTCCCTCCTGCGTGCTGCCCACCGACAACCCGGGGGAGGTAGAGACGAAGGATCCAGGCGGACATACCTTCCGGTTGTGCCCCCGAGCGGTGGATCTGCGGAACCGCTCCCTGCTGGCGGATCTCCCCCTGGTGGAGGTGGTCGATTCGGTGGAGAGGCTCCGGCGATGGCTGCGCACCTCTTCCTGA
- a CDS encoding DUF6513 domain-containing protein: protein MAAHLFLTGQLAEASLRATLAEMAPSFDYGIHVLPITVAALADCGWIAARLPDLGGYDTLVFPGLCQGDGEVLAAAAPGVEVLRGPEDLKDLPGFFGLQGATPSLSDYRIEIAAEIVDAHLLAPEALLAAARRYARQGADIIDLGGPVSGAYPGVAGQVTLLREEGFRVSADSFHGESLRAASRAGAELLLSVNSSNIEIAPALEGTVVLIPDFDDRSIASLERNMERLRRWGVPFVVDPVLDPFPFGLLTSLERYIDFRRRYPEVGLFMGIGNQTELVEADSTGINALLAAICTDLDVGAVLTTSVVSWAAGAVAEFDRARRLMHYARERRCVPKHAGAGLVTARDLPHSVFGGEELGRMQEVVRDDNYRIFVSPPWIYIFNGGCFLRGASAEELCRRLAVADSSHAFYLGRELQKAQTALELGKRYRQDQPLDWGYIAEQP, encoded by the coding sequence ATGGCTGCGCACCTCTTCCTGACGGGACAGCTGGCGGAGGCCTCCCTCCGGGCGACGCTGGCCGAGATGGCTCCCTCCTTCGACTACGGGATCCACGTGCTGCCGATCACCGTAGCGGCGCTTGCCGACTGCGGCTGGATCGCGGCGCGCCTGCCCGATCTCGGCGGCTACGACACCCTGGTCTTCCCCGGCCTCTGCCAGGGCGACGGGGAGGTGCTGGCCGCCGCCGCACCGGGCGTGGAGGTCCTGCGGGGGCCGGAGGATCTCAAGGATCTGCCGGGCTTTTTCGGCCTGCAGGGAGCGACGCCGTCGCTGTCGGACTACCGCATCGAGATCGCGGCGGAGATCGTGGACGCCCATCTCCTGGCTCCGGAGGCGCTGCTGGCGGCGGCCCGGCGTTACGCCCGGCAGGGCGCCGATATCATCGACCTGGGCGGTCCCGTCTCCGGCGCCTACCCCGGTGTGGCCGGGCAGGTCACGCTGCTGCGGGAGGAGGGCTTCCGGGTCAGTGCGGACAGCTTCCACGGCGAGAGCCTGCGGGCCGCCTCGCGGGCCGGGGCGGAGCTGCTGCTGAGTGTCAACAGCAGTAATATCGAGATCGCTCCGGCGCTGGAGGGAACGGTGGTGCTGATCCCCGATTTTGACGACCGGAGCATCGCTTCGCTGGAGCGCAACATGGAGCGGCTCCGGCGGTGGGGGGTGCCCTTCGTGGTGGACCCCGTGCTGGACCCCTTCCCCTTCGGCCTTCTGACCTCTCTGGAGCGCTACATCGACTTCCGGCGGCGCTATCCCGAGGTGGGACTCTTCATGGGCATCGGCAACCAGACGGAGCTGGTGGAGGCCGACTCCACGGGGATCAACGCGTTGCTGGCGGCGATCTGCACCGACCTCGATGTCGGCGCGGTCCTCACCACATCGGTGGTCTCCTGGGCGGCCGGTGCGGTGGCCGAGTTCGATCGTGCGAGACGGCTGATGCACTACGCGCGGGAGCGGCGGTGTGTGCCCAAGCATGCAGGAGCCGGCCTGGTGACCGCCCGGGATCTTCCCCACAGCGTCTTCGGCGGGGAGGAGCTCGGGCGGATGCAGGAGGTTGTGCGGGACGACAACTACCGGATCTTCGTCTCGCCGCCCTGGATCTACATCTTCAACGGCGGGTGCTTCCTCCGCGGTGCGAGCGCCGAGGAGCTGTGCCGGCGGCTGGCTGTGGCGGATTCCTCCCACGCTTTCTATCTGGGGCGGGAGCTCCAGAAGGCCCAGACGGCGCTGGAACTGGGTAAGCGCTACAGGCAGGACCAGCCTCTCGATTGGGGGTATATCGCGGAACAGCCATGA
- the mptA gene encoding GTP cyclohydrolase MptA, whose protein sequence is MPVSGQPAHEVYLLLGANLGDRQSNMLQALQYLQGRAVIERVSSFYETEPVGYADQPWFLNLVCRLRTDMEPVEFLRFLKSIEMRMGRVDSFRNAPRPIDLDILVYDDLQMDTGELTIPHPRMAERAFVLVPFAELDPHVVPAGYSRSVGELASAMDGSGVVKVEQSLRFNLERDIQRGKPAVPVSLSRVGVTNLQRIIRMSDHGKETLFYAEMDLFAYLSEAQTGIHMSRFSDVLERLVEEITLEASTSIEGIAERLARQVTRTQEAERAEVHIRAKYPLKKRTPISGKRVEELYTFIGIAACNGRETRRLVGVEVEGMTACPCAQDMIRSHSRKLLVDEGYSEEDARYIVDLLPLASHNQRGRGTLLIGSEQAVRAEYLVHVLEASMSSETYELLKRPDEFFVVNKAHQNPMFTEDVVREVFRNLVDIYPDLPDDSFVLVRQENLESIHQHNAFAERSGTLRAIRSELESGQGVGEALTLEEWLRF, encoded by the coding sequence ATGCCGGTAAGCGGACAGCCTGCCCACGAGGTGTACCTGCTGCTGGGCGCCAACCTGGGCGACCGGCAGAGCAACATGCTCCAGGCGCTGCAGTACCTGCAGGGACGGGCCGTGATCGAGCGTGTCTCCTCCTTCTACGAGACCGAACCGGTGGGGTACGCCGACCAGCCCTGGTTCCTCAACCTGGTCTGCCGGCTGCGCACGGACATGGAGCCGGTGGAGTTCCTGCGCTTTCTCAAATCCATCGAGATGCGCATGGGGCGGGTGGACAGCTTCCGGAACGCCCCCCGTCCCATCGATCTGGACATCCTGGTCTATGACGATCTCCAGATGGACACCGGGGAGCTCACCATCCCCCACCCCAGGATGGCCGAGCGGGCCTTTGTCCTGGTGCCCTTCGCGGAGCTGGACCCCCATGTGGTGCCGGCCGGGTACAGCCGCTCCGTCGGGGAGCTTGCCTCCGCGATGGACGGCAGCGGTGTCGTCAAGGTGGAGCAGAGCCTGCGCTTCAATCTGGAGCGGGACATCCAGCGGGGCAAACCCGCCGTGCCGGTGAGCCTCAGCCGGGTGGGGGTGACCAACCTCCAGCGGATCATCCGGATGAGCGACCACGGCAAGGAGACCCTCTTTTACGCAGAGATGGATCTGTTCGCCTATCTCAGTGAGGCACAGACGGGGATCCATATGTCCCGGTTCAGCGATGTGCTGGAGCGCCTGGTGGAGGAGATCACCCTGGAGGCCTCCACCAGCATCGAGGGGATCGCCGAGCGGCTGGCCCGCCAGGTGACCCGCACCCAGGAGGCGGAGCGTGCGGAGGTGCACATCCGGGCCAAGTATCCCCTCAAGAAACGCACGCCCATCTCGGGCAAAAGGGTGGAGGAGCTCTACACCTTCATCGGAATCGCCGCCTGCAACGGCCGGGAGACCCGTCGCCTGGTCGGTGTGGAGGTGGAGGGGATGACCGCCTGTCCCTGCGCCCAGGACATGATCCGCAGCCACTCCAGGAAACTCCTGGTCGATGAGGGGTACAGCGAGGAGGACGCCCGATACATCGTGGACCTCCTGCCGCTGGCCTCGCACAACCAGCGCGGACGGGGAACCCTGCTCATCGGCAGCGAGCAGGCGGTACGCGCCGAGTATCTGGTGCATGTTCTGGAGGCCTCCATGAGCTCCGAGACCTACGAACTGCTCAAGCGTCCCGATGAGTTTTTCGTGGTCAACAAGGCGCATCAGAACCCGATGTTCACCGAGGATGTGGTCCGGGAGGTCTTCCGGAATCTGGTGGACATCTATCCCGATCTGCCGGACGACAGCTTTGTCCTGGTGCGGCAGGAGAATCTGGAGAGCATCCACCAGCACAACGCCTTCGCCGAGCGTTCCGGTACCCTCCGGGCCATCCGGTCGGAGCTGGAAAGCGGACAGGGCGTCGGCGAGGCCCTGACGCTGGAGGAGTGGCTGCGTTTCTGA